The window TTCGAACTCCATTTCCTGCTGGACATGAAACCCGTTTCCAAGGATTCCGTATACGGCCTCCCGGTCATCGTTGTCGGCGCGGCGACGATGCTTTTTCTCAGCGGCACGTTCGACAATTCGATCTTCGATATGATCGTCACCGGCACCGTCTCGGGTGTCGTCTGTCTCGTCGTCTGCTGGAAGGTCGCTTTCACGTCGAACGATAGGACACTCCTCGATTCGGTCTGACACGTCGAACGCGAAAACGTGACGAAATGTTTCGACTAGTAAAATTTTGAAACTTTCTTTTCCCATCGTAAATTCTATACACTTAAAAAAGTGTTAAATGTTGCTCGGCGGATATTCAGATATGGAGATCGTGTACGTAGTCGCCTCTAACAAAGGTGGGCTTCCGCACTACGCCGCCGAGTTGGCGAACGCCGTCTCGAAGGACGCCGATGTAACGGTCATCAAACCGTCGGAGGAAGTCGATGACGAGTTGTTCGACAGTTCTATTCGACTGGTCAACGCGTTCGACCCGACCGAACTCTCGGTCGTCAACCTCTACAACTTTGACTTTCACCTTCAAAAGAACCTCTCTGGAATGGCGTCGTACAACCACGTCAAAGCAATCGAGTGGTTAGACCCCGACGTCGTCCACATCCCGACGGGATTGTTCCCCCATGTGAAACTCTTTCTCTGGTATCACGGAATCGTTGGCGAGTATCCGACAGTCGTCACCAGACACGAACTGCTCTCGGCGAACCCGTCGCTCAATGAATACCTTCGGTTTCCGGTGCTCGCACAGAACGCGCTCAACTTCTTGCTCCCCGAACTGTCGGTCGACCAGACCGTCGTTCACACGAAAGAGAACAAGCGGACGCTCCAGAAAAAAGGTGTCTCGGGCGACAATGTGTCCGTGATTCCGCACGGCGCGTACGACATGTTCACCAAGTACGAGTACGAGGAACGACCGACTGAGGACAACAGCGTCCTCTTTTTCGGCAACATCGTCCCGCACAAAGCGGTGGACACCTTGGTCGATGCCGTCCTTCGGGCGAGGCACGAAATACCCAACATCAAGCTCATCATCGCTGGTGACGGGACAATACCGCCACAGACGCAACGTCGAATCGAGAACAATCCGGAGCAGTTCGAGGTTCACAACGAGTTCATCCCGAACGAGACGGTCGGTGAACTCTTCTCTCGAACGAGTATCGCCGCGATGCCGTACAAAGACCAAGGGGGAAACAAGGGACACAGCGGAACGCTCACCATCGCGTAC of the Haladaptatus cibarius D43 genome contains:
- a CDS encoding glycosyltransferase family 4 protein; its protein translation is MEIVYVVASNKGGLPHYAAELANAVSKDADVTVIKPSEEVDDELFDSSIRLVNAFDPTELSVVNLYNFDFHLQKNLSGMASYNHVKAIEWLDPDVVHIPTGLFPHVKLFLWYHGIVGEYPTVVTRHELLSANPSLNEYLRFPVLAQNALNFLLPELSVDQTVVHTKENKRTLQKKGVSGDNVSVIPHGAYDMFTKYEYEERPTEDNSVLFFGNIVPHKAVDTLVDAVLRARHEIPNIKLIIAGDGTIPPQTQRRIENNPEQFEVHNEFIPNETVGELFSRTSIAAMPYKDQGGNKGHSGTLTIAY